A single window of Oreochromis aureus strain Israel breed Guangdong linkage group 7, ZZ_aureus, whole genome shotgun sequence DNA harbors:
- the dolk gene encoding dolichol kinase, whose product MQINPVHVESTVVLAVVLCVHMAVWNQHSWCSIALVIQAFYVQHKWDRLLRSGGAVFQFRPSANSGIVPASMVMPLLGLALREKCSASGNVYFERFSMVITITGMMLALFLSLIALGITRPVPTNTCVIAGMAGSAILYTTKQTLTVSEVIEVLEVLLIFVYLSLIVLYLLPRCFTPGEALLIVGGISFIVNQLIKRSLNLAEVKGDPVNYFLPVLVVGSLLLGVFFALLFCFMESESWGSSLFFHMMTAVLGLGILMPWLSLFIGRHPLMWLLDFITLNDRRLCLLAYWVFLSVVASCVVLHQSYQRQSGSKKHQASTIVRKYFHLIVVATYIPGLIYDRQLLHVASVGCLAVFLFLEYVRYFRIRPVGQLLRQLLTLFLDERDSGPLILTHIYLLLGMSLPIWLFPGPCAPKGILPGAGGLVPYAGVLAVGVGDTVASVFGSTMGEIHWPGTKKTLEGTATSVFAQIIAVAMFLIFDSSINLNTTYSWIVGSITLVAMLEAYTSQIDNLLLPLYLFILLLL is encoded by the coding sequence ATGCAAATCAACCCGGTGCACGTGGAGTCCACTGTAGTTTTGGCAGTGGTACTATGTGTCCACATGGCGGTCTGGAACCAGCACTCCTGGTGCAGCATAGCCCTGGTGATCCAGGCTTTCTACGTGCAGCATAAATGGGACCGTCTGCTCAGGTCTGGGGGTGCTGTGTTCCAGTTTCGCCCCTCAGCGAACAGCGGCATCGTTCCGGCCTCTATGGTAATGCCTTTGTTGGGCCTGGCACTGAGAGAAAAGTGCTCTGCCTCAGGGAATGTCTACTTTGAGCGCTTCTCCATGGTGATCACCATCACAGGCATGATGCTAGCCCTTTTCCTCTCCCTGATTGCACTGGGCATCACAAGACCTGTTCCCACCAACACTTGTGTGATTGCAGGAATGGCCGGCAGCGCAATTCTCTACACCACAAAGCAGACCCTGACTGTGTCTGAGGTCATAGAGGTCTTGGAGGTGCTGCTGATCTTTGTCTATCTCAGCCTGATTGTGCTTTATCTGCTGCCGCGCTGCTTCACGCCCGGAGAGGCACTCCTCATTGTCGGTGGGATCAGCTTCATCGTGAACCAACTCATCAAGCGCTCCCTGAACCTGGCAGAGGTCAAAGGTGACCCGGTGAACTATTTCCTCCCGGTGTTAGTGGTGGGCTCGTTGCTGCTGGGCGTTTTCTTCGCCCTGCTCTTTTGTTTCATGGAGTCTGAGAGCTGGGGGTCATCACTCTTCTTTCACATGATGACAGCCGTTCTGGGTCTGGGGATCTTGATGCCCTGGCTGTCCTTGTTCATCGGTCGCCACCCCCTCATGTGGTTGTTGGACTTCATCACGCTGAATGACAGGAGACTCTGCCTGCTGGCGTACTGGGTGTTTCTGTCTGTCGTGGCCAGTTGCGTTGTGCTACATCAGAGCTATCAGCGCCAGTCGGGTTCCAAGAAGCACCAGGCGTCGACCATCGTCAGGAAGTATTTCCATCTGATTGTAGTGGCTACCTACATTCCAGGGTTGATCTACGACAGGCAGCTGCTCCACGTGGCATCTGTGGGTTGCCTGGCGGTTTTCTTGTTCTTGGAGTATGTGCGTTACTTTCGAATCAGGCCTGTCGGTCAGCTGCTCAGGCAGTTGCTCACTCTGTTCCTGGACGAGCGGGACTCTGGGCCTCTCATCCTCACCCACATTTACCTGCTGCTGGGGATGTCTTTGCCCATTTGGCTGTTTCCTGGACCCTGTGCCCCTAAGGGGATACTTCCAGGGGCGGGTGGCCTGGTGCCCTACGCAGGTGTGCTCGCGGTGGGAGTTGGAGACACTGTGGCCTCTGTGTTCGGCAGTACCATGGGGGAGATCCATTGGCCTGGCACCAAGAAAACCTTAGAGGGGACCGCGACATCTGTGTTCGCCCAGATCATCGCCGTGGCCATGTTTCTCATCTTTGACAGCAGCATCAATCTGAACACCACCTACTCATGGATTGTTGGCTCCATCACTCTGGTGGCCATGTTGGAAGCCTACACCTCCCAAATAGACAACCTGCTGCTCCCACTCTACCTCTTCATCCTCCTGTTACTTTGA